In one Corallococcus sp. EGB genomic region, the following are encoded:
- a CDS encoding signal protein: protein MAPAEDSRNASRPTIMRRTYLLDREFQLKYILLLTGMGAGSMLLFGVLAQQVHRMAAEGGLSGEETLWWLTGVATVGLGIALGLFGLLFTHRVAGPVHVMSLYVAALAAGRYPRLRPLRRKDELRAFFARFSEAVDRIRQREADEALALEKALHALKDLATTPEAREALSTLEALRARKRQAVDTAAQPATFKSVA from the coding sequence ATGGCCCCTGCCGAAGACAGTCGTAACGCGTCGCGTCCGACCATCATGCGCCGCACGTACCTGCTCGACCGAGAATTCCAGCTCAAATACATCCTGCTGCTCACCGGCATGGGCGCGGGGAGCATGTTGCTGTTCGGCGTGCTCGCCCAGCAGGTGCACCGGATGGCCGCCGAAGGGGGCCTGTCCGGCGAGGAGACGCTCTGGTGGCTCACCGGCGTCGCCACGGTGGGCCTGGGCATCGCGCTCGGGTTGTTCGGGCTGCTCTTCACGCACCGTGTGGCGGGCCCGGTGCATGTCATGAGCCTCTACGTCGCGGCGCTCGCGGCGGGCCGTTATCCGCGCCTGCGCCCCTTGCGGCGCAAGGACGAGCTGCGCGCCTTCTTCGCGCGCTTCAGCGAAGCGGTGGACCGCATCCGCCAGCGCGAGGCGGACGAGGCGTTGGCGCTGGAGAAGGCGCTGCACGCGCTCAAGGACCTGGCCACCACCCCCGAAGCGCGCGAGGCCCTGTCCACGCTGGAGGCGCTGCGTGCGCGCAAGCGCCAGGCGGTGGACACGGCCGCGCAACCCGCCACCTTCAAGTCCGTGGCCTGA
- a CDS encoding type II 3-dehydroquinate dehydratase: MGMKLLVLHGPNLNLLGEREDVAGGRLTDLDAALRAKAKELGLELTIVQSNHEGVLIDTIHAERQRVEGILINPAGYFTSYALKEALEAVGLPAIEVMLKPPARESVVAEACAMQVLGLHGFDPYIQALETFASGIFHPAIPGPVKSLGRRKKGAAADEEEDSRPKPKLVGRVHPLKKVDTPAPTPLPTPARSLRRTAEAGGPLKTLGRKSTPTVVKVEGRPGKTLGRAAKGGATPASDLLTRALVRQKIADRLAGRLSEAELASWARAKYQQVQRGEPAESGHRELLEDSLQSLTLSHLPATRMTDEQLVDLMTRLEEG, translated from the coding sequence ATGGGCATGAAGCTGCTGGTGTTGCACGGGCCGAACCTCAACCTCCTGGGCGAGCGCGAGGACGTCGCGGGGGGCCGCCTGACGGACCTGGACGCGGCCCTGCGCGCGAAGGCGAAGGAGCTGGGGCTGGAGCTGACCATCGTCCAGTCCAACCACGAGGGCGTCCTCATCGACACGATCCACGCCGAGCGGCAGCGTGTGGAGGGCATCCTCATCAACCCCGCGGGCTACTTCACGTCCTACGCGCTGAAGGAGGCGCTGGAGGCGGTGGGGCTGCCCGCAATCGAGGTGATGCTCAAGCCGCCCGCCCGCGAGTCCGTGGTGGCGGAGGCGTGCGCCATGCAGGTGCTGGGGCTGCACGGCTTCGACCCGTACATCCAGGCCCTGGAGACCTTCGCGAGCGGCATCTTCCACCCCGCCATCCCCGGGCCGGTGAAGTCGCTGGGCCGCCGCAAGAAGGGCGCCGCGGCGGACGAGGAGGAGGACTCGCGTCCGAAGCCCAAGCTCGTGGGCCGCGTGCACCCGCTCAAGAAGGTCGACACGCCGGCGCCCACGCCGCTGCCCACGCCCGCGCGCTCGCTCCGGCGCACGGCGGAGGCCGGGGGCCCGCTGAAGACGCTGGGCCGCAAGTCCACGCCCACCGTGGTGAAGGTGGAGGGCAGGCCAGGCAAGACGCTGGGCCGCGCGGCGAAGGGCGGGGCCACGCCCGCGTCGGACCTGCTCACGCGGGCGCTCGTGCGCCAGAAGATCGCGGACCGGCTGGCCGGGCGGCTCAGTGAAGCGGAGCTGGCCAGCTGGGCCCGCGCGAAGTATCAGCAGGTCCAGCGTGGTGAACCGGCGGAGAGCGGCCACCGCGAGCTGCTGGAGGACAGCCTCCAGAGCCTCACCCTGTCCCATCTGCCCGCGACGCGGATGACGGACGAGCAACTGGTGGACCTGATGACCCGGCTGGAAGAAGGATGA
- the fmt gene encoding methionyl-tRNA formyltransferase codes for MSSRPRIVFMGTPEFAVASLEACFDVGDVVAVVTQPDKPKGRGNAVTAPPVKERALEKGIPVLQPQKLRTPPFSEELRPYAPDVCVVTAYGKILPKDLLSLPAKGCVNVHASLLPRFRGAAPIQWAIAHGDRETGVSLMVMDEGLDTGPVLAMKRLPIVPDETSATLHAKLSALGGDILRESLPRYLRGELTPQPQPSEGMVLAPIIDKEDGKLDFTKPAVELDRRLRAFTPWPGAYTLLGGKVFKVHRMRAAEGKGAPGTVLSAGTEGIEVACGEGSVVLLEVQPEGKRVMRAADFLSGNRLQPGSQPFTS; via the coding sequence ATGAGCAGCCGACCCCGCATCGTCTTCATGGGCACGCCCGAGTTCGCCGTGGCCTCGCTGGAGGCCTGCTTCGACGTGGGCGACGTCGTGGCCGTCGTCACCCAGCCGGACAAGCCCAAGGGCCGGGGCAACGCCGTCACCGCGCCGCCCGTGAAGGAGCGCGCGCTGGAGAAGGGCATCCCCGTGCTCCAGCCGCAGAAGCTGCGCACGCCCCCTTTCTCGGAGGAGCTGCGCCCGTACGCCCCCGACGTCTGCGTGGTGACGGCGTACGGAAAGATCCTCCCCAAGGACCTGCTGTCCCTGCCCGCGAAGGGCTGCGTGAACGTGCACGCGTCGCTCTTGCCGCGCTTCCGGGGGGCCGCGCCCATCCAGTGGGCCATCGCGCACGGGGACCGCGAGACGGGCGTGTCGCTGATGGTGATGGACGAGGGCCTGGACACCGGCCCCGTGCTGGCGATGAAGCGGCTGCCCATCGTCCCGGACGAGACGAGCGCCACGCTGCACGCGAAGCTGTCCGCGCTGGGCGGCGACATCCTGCGCGAGTCCCTGCCGCGCTACCTCCGCGGCGAGCTGACGCCCCAACCCCAGCCGTCCGAGGGCATGGTGCTGGCGCCCATCATCGACAAGGAGGACGGCAAGCTGGACTTCACGAAGCCCGCGGTGGAGTTGGATCGCCGCCTGCGCGCCTTCACGCCGTGGCCCGGCGCGTACACGCTGCTGGGCGGCAAGGTCTTCAAGGTGCACCGGATGCGCGCGGCGGAAGGCAAGGGCGCGCCCGGCACGGTGCTGTCCGCGGGGACGGAGGGCATCGAGGTCGCTTGCGGCGAGGGCTCGGTCGTCCTCCTGGAGGTCCAGCCGGAGGGCAAGCGGGTGATGCGCGCGGCGGACTTCCTCTCCGGAAACAGATTGCAGCCGGGCAGTCAGCCGTTCACGTCGTGA
- a CDS encoding LysR family transcriptional regulator produces the protein MQLESLKMFCDVVETGSFSRAAQLNHVTQSAVSQQIRALENRYEQKLLSRSARQVTPTPAGERLFRGCKEILARFAEVEQEIREQATEVQGATTVSTIYSVGLHELNVVQKQLLKTHPKVNMRLNYRRNDQVYDDVILGAAEIGIVAYPQPRAGVDILPFRDDRLAVVCSPQHAFASKAKVSLTALSGVPFIAFDREAPTRKALDRLFREKNIDITPVMEMDNVETIKRAVEMGLGVAILPVATAHAEIKGGSLVSKPFAEGPVSRPIGLLIRKGKYLDRASAAVLEAFKQASQIPQED, from the coding sequence ATGCAGCTCGAATCGTTGAAGATGTTCTGTGACGTGGTCGAGACGGGCTCGTTCTCTCGCGCGGCGCAGCTCAATCACGTGACCCAGTCCGCGGTGAGCCAGCAGATTCGCGCGCTGGAGAACCGCTACGAGCAGAAGCTGCTCTCGCGCAGCGCGCGGCAGGTGACGCCGACGCCGGCGGGCGAGCGCCTCTTCCGGGGCTGCAAGGAGATCCTCGCGCGCTTCGCGGAGGTGGAGCAGGAGATCCGCGAGCAGGCCACGGAGGTCCAGGGCGCGACCACCGTGTCCACCATCTACTCGGTGGGCCTGCACGAGCTGAACGTGGTGCAGAAGCAGCTGCTGAAGACGCACCCCAAGGTCAACATGCGCCTGAACTACCGGCGCAATGATCAGGTCTACGACGACGTCATCCTGGGCGCGGCGGAGATTGGCATCGTGGCCTACCCGCAGCCGCGCGCGGGCGTGGACATCCTGCCCTTCCGCGACGACCGGCTGGCGGTGGTCTGCTCGCCCCAGCACGCGTTCGCCAGCAAGGCGAAGGTGAGCCTCACCGCGCTGTCGGGCGTGCCCTTCATCGCCTTCGACCGGGAGGCCCCCACGCGCAAGGCGCTGGACCGCCTGTTCCGGGAGAAGAACATCGACATCACGCCGGTGATGGAGATGGACAACGTGGAGACCATCAAGCGCGCGGTGGAGATGGGCCTGGGCGTGGCCATCCTCCCGGTCGCCACGGCCCACGCGGAGATCAAGGGCGGCTCGCTGGTGTCCAAGCCCTTCGCGGAGGGGCCCGTGTCGCGCCCCATCGGCCTGCTCATCCGCAAGGGCAAGTACCTGGACCGCGCGTCCGCCGCGGTGCTGGAGGCCTTCAAGCAGGCCTCCCAGATTCCGCAGGAGGACTGA
- the rsmB gene encoding 16S rRNA (cytosine(967)-C(5))-methyltransferase RsmB, with protein sequence MNARILAINILARVRATDAYLNVVLDTVLSETPPKDPRDAGLVTELTYGATRRQLALDYAITRFADRKLDALEDKVLAALRIGAYQLFHTRVPARAAVAETVQALKDVGLARAAGFVNAILRKLSELPSPPLPSPANRVEYLSVRESHPRWLVERWIRQFGPERAEAMLVANNQPPPVVIRANTSRVTRDALLAQLKDVGVEARATESSPVGIVLPSVGRVEDVYGYAEGLWQVQDEAAQLVGVYGAIPESARVLDACAAPGGKACHQAEGHEVVAVDLHANKLRKIEAEAQRLGLSGRLKAFAHDASEPFPESWGEFHAVVVDAPCSGLGTLRRHPELRYRRKEEDVGRLAALQRRILENCQEAVPPGGLLVYAVCTPEPQEGQDQVDMFLRSHPEWTAEPPVLPGLKLPLAQAWLRTLPGPEGFDGFFAARLRKLY encoded by the coding sequence ATGAACGCCCGTATCCTCGCCATCAACATCCTCGCGCGCGTGCGCGCCACGGATGCCTACCTCAACGTGGTGCTGGACACGGTCCTGTCGGAGACGCCGCCGAAGGACCCTCGCGACGCGGGGCTCGTCACCGAGCTGACCTACGGCGCCACCCGCCGGCAGCTCGCGCTGGACTACGCCATCACCCGCTTCGCGGACCGCAAGCTGGACGCGCTGGAGGACAAGGTGCTGGCGGCCCTGCGCATCGGCGCCTACCAGCTCTTCCACACCCGCGTGCCCGCGCGCGCCGCCGTGGCGGAGACGGTGCAGGCGCTCAAGGACGTGGGCCTCGCGCGCGCGGCGGGCTTCGTCAACGCCATCCTGCGCAAGCTGTCCGAGCTGCCCTCGCCGCCGCTGCCCTCGCCGGCGAACCGGGTGGAGTACCTGTCCGTGCGCGAGAGCCACCCGCGCTGGCTGGTGGAGCGGTGGATCCGCCAGTTCGGCCCCGAGCGCGCGGAGGCGATGCTCGTGGCCAACAACCAGCCGCCCCCCGTCGTCATCCGCGCCAACACCTCCCGGGTGACGCGCGACGCGCTGCTCGCGCAGCTGAAGGACGTGGGCGTGGAGGCGCGCGCCACGGAGTCCTCGCCCGTGGGCATCGTGCTGCCGTCCGTGGGCCGCGTGGAGGACGTGTACGGCTACGCCGAGGGGCTGTGGCAGGTGCAGGACGAGGCCGCGCAGCTCGTCGGCGTCTACGGCGCCATCCCGGAGTCCGCGCGCGTGCTGGACGCGTGCGCGGCGCCGGGCGGCAAGGCCTGCCACCAGGCGGAAGGCCACGAAGTCGTGGCGGTGGACCTGCACGCCAACAAGCTGCGGAAGATTGAAGCGGAGGCCCAGCGGCTGGGGCTGTCCGGCCGCCTGAAGGCGTTCGCGCACGACGCGTCCGAGCCGTTCCCCGAAAGCTGGGGCGAGTTCCACGCCGTCGTGGTGGACGCGCCGTGCTCCGGCCTGGGCACGCTGCGCAGGCACCCGGAGCTGAGATACCGCCGCAAGGAGGAGGACGTGGGCCGGCTGGCCGCGCTCCAGCGGCGCATCCTGGAGAACTGCCAGGAGGCGGTGCCGCCGGGAGGGCTGCTCGTGTACGCGGTGTGCACGCCGGAGCCGCAGGAGGGGCAGGACCAGGTGGACATGTTCCTGCGCAGCCACCCGGAGTGGACGGCCGAGCCGCCCGTGCTGCCCGGCCTCAAGCTGCCGCTCGCGCAGGCCTGGCTGCGCACGCTGCCCGGGCCGGAGGGCTTCGACGGCTTCTTCGCGGCCCGGCTGCGCAAGCTCTACTGA
- a CDS encoding PP2C family serine/threonine-protein phosphatase has product MRFECAGQTHIGRRPHNEDAYCVLPERGLFVVADGLGGQEGGEVASQCVVDTFAGFSDRLDRDRDGTWPDAVDPARSREENYLAACTALAQRTLRVRRVGKLKEMASTVVALAVGERGAAVAHVGDSRLYRLREGRLESLTRDHSLIEELRAAGREPPGNPANLRHLITRALGTDNAEPTLQRLETQPGDVFLLCSDGLYEPLGPEGLMELLRVPTAQAACEALVAAAYEAGGRDNITAVVLRVAL; this is encoded by the coding sequence ATGCGATTCGAGTGCGCGGGCCAGACCCACATCGGGCGGCGTCCGCACAATGAAGATGCGTACTGCGTGCTGCCCGAACGGGGGCTGTTCGTGGTGGCGGACGGGTTGGGCGGACAGGAGGGCGGCGAGGTCGCCAGCCAGTGCGTGGTGGACACCTTCGCGGGGTTCAGCGACCGGCTGGACCGCGACCGTGACGGCACCTGGCCGGACGCGGTGGACCCCGCGCGCAGCCGCGAGGAGAACTACCTGGCCGCGTGCACCGCGCTGGCCCAGCGCACCCTGCGCGTGCGCCGCGTGGGCAAGCTCAAGGAGATGGCCTCCACGGTGGTGGCGCTCGCGGTGGGCGAGCGCGGCGCGGCGGTGGCCCACGTGGGCGACAGCCGCCTGTACCGCCTGCGCGAGGGCCGCCTGGAGTCGCTCACGCGCGACCACTCGCTCATCGAGGAGCTGCGCGCCGCGGGCCGCGAGCCGCCCGGCAATCCGGCCAACCTGCGCCACCTCATCACCCGCGCCCTGGGCACCGACAACGCGGAGCCCACGCTGCAGCGGCTGGAGACGCAGCCCGGGGATGTCTTCCTGCTGTGCTCGGACGGGCTGTATGAGCCGCTGGGACCGGAGGGGTTGATGGAGCTGTTGCGCGTGCCCACCGCGCAGGCCGCGTGCGAGGCGCTCGTGGCCGCCGCGTACGAGGCCGGGGGCCGCGACAACATCACCGCCGTGGTGCTGCGCGTCGCGCTCTGA
- a CDS encoding choice-of-anchor X domain-containing protein, which translates to MTRDRGPLSSTSRLRHCRWLLALVPLVLVGGAFFWWQGSEGAAAPEGAQESASAPASASREAAAGRGGAALMAEPAAPSLLSPEAREREARRELWQKRLERAKRSLESYEAATRYPPESRPSREHPDQMELAEPERTRPLSPKAAEDGTSDVQLRLKQDKVFVVGDESVLFTVACEDARRAPRPCEVVSALAHEADHLTDGGGAPGMPVTFVDSGQGGDAVAGDGVLTGRFQPSKQGFALFSGTLRVVIRVRSGSLEDSAFFDVLYTPAPPATFTGKVREVLENGSLDLYLAVQVRKAGRYVVAGRLDDEGGVPFAVLSFNEELQEGTQEVKLNVFGKMIWDDKPTFPLTLRDVEGFLLKEMGDPDRELMATLRGPVHTTREYALQQFSDAEWRSPERDRYKTELEKDVMEAQKQLDAALMDTPAP; encoded by the coding sequence ATGACACGCGACCGCGGTCCCTTGTCCTCCACCTCCCGGCTGCGCCACTGCCGGTGGTTGCTTGCGCTCGTGCCCCTGGTGCTCGTGGGTGGGGCGTTCTTCTGGTGGCAGGGAAGCGAAGGGGCCGCGGCGCCAGAGGGCGCACAGGAGTCCGCCTCCGCCCCGGCGTCCGCCTCCCGCGAGGCGGCAGCGGGGCGCGGAGGCGCGGCCCTCATGGCCGAACCCGCCGCGCCGTCACTGCTCAGCCCGGAGGCCCGCGAGCGCGAGGCCCGCCGTGAGTTGTGGCAGAAGCGGCTGGAGCGCGCGAAGCGCTCGTTGGAGTCCTACGAGGCGGCCACGCGCTACCCGCCGGAGTCGCGGCCCAGCCGGGAGCATCCGGACCAGATGGAGCTGGCGGAGCCGGAGCGCACGCGGCCGCTGAGCCCGAAGGCCGCGGAGGACGGCACCTCCGACGTGCAGCTGCGGCTCAAGCAGGACAAGGTGTTCGTCGTCGGTGACGAGTCGGTGCTCTTCACCGTGGCGTGCGAGGACGCGCGCCGCGCGCCGCGCCCGTGCGAGGTGGTGTCCGCGCTGGCGCACGAGGCGGACCACCTGACGGACGGCGGCGGTGCGCCGGGCATGCCGGTGACGTTCGTGGACTCGGGGCAGGGCGGCGACGCGGTGGCGGGGGACGGCGTGCTCACCGGCCGCTTCCAGCCGTCGAAGCAGGGCTTCGCGCTGTTCTCCGGCACGCTGCGCGTGGTCATCCGCGTGCGCTCGGGCTCGCTGGAGGACTCGGCGTTCTTCGACGTGCTCTACACCCCCGCGCCGCCGGCCACGTTCACCGGCAAGGTGCGCGAGGTGCTGGAGAACGGCTCCCTGGACCTGTACCTGGCCGTCCAGGTCCGCAAGGCGGGGCGGTACGTGGTGGCCGGCCGGCTGGACGACGAAGGCGGCGTGCCGTTCGCGGTGCTGTCGTTCAACGAGGAGCTGCAGGAGGGGACGCAGGAGGTGAAGCTCAACGTCTTCGGCAAGATGATCTGGGACGACAAGCCCACCTTCCCGCTGACCCTGCGCGACGTGGAGGGCTTCCTGCTCAAGGAGATGGGCGACCCGGACCGCGAGCTGATGGCCACGCTGCGCGGGCCCGTGCACACCACGCGCGAGTACGCGCTCCAGCAGTTCTCGGACGCGGAGTGGCGGAGCCCGGAGCGGGACCGCTACAAGACCGAGCTGGAGAAGGACGTCATGGAGGCACAGAAGCAACTCGACGCCGCGCTCATGGACACGCCCGCGCCCTGA
- a CDS encoding MJ1255/VC2487 family glycosyltransferase, whose protein sequence is MRILYGVVGEGMGHATRSRVLLEALTKEHEVHIVVSGRAQHYLAQRFQNVHGIWGLTIAYEGNSVKKWQTVLQNLQGAVKGWPQNVRQYFDLVEGFQPDVVVSDFETFSYLFAKNHRLPVISVDNMQVINRCTHDPALLAGHEESFEATRAIVKAKLPGAFHYLVTSFFYPPVRKRRTTLAPSILRPEILEARPEAGEHLLVYQTATTNTHLPEILKQSGVPCRVYGLRRDLKEDVVEGNLTYRPFSEAGFINDLRTARAVVAGGGYTLMSEAVYLHKPVLSIPVGGQFEQVLNALYLEKLGYGMYVKELSLDALKTFLSRVPACAEALEGYSQDGNKAMLAALNEQLAQAYEHRGHWRMEMAEMDGKA, encoded by the coding sequence ATGCGAATCCTGTATGGGGTCGTCGGCGAAGGGATGGGCCACGCCACGCGCTCGCGCGTGTTGCTGGAGGCGCTGACGAAGGAACACGAGGTCCACATCGTGGTGTCCGGGCGGGCGCAGCACTACCTGGCCCAGCGCTTCCAGAACGTGCACGGCATCTGGGGGCTGACCATCGCCTACGAAGGCAACTCGGTGAAGAAGTGGCAGACGGTGCTGCAGAACCTGCAGGGGGCCGTGAAGGGCTGGCCGCAGAACGTGCGCCAGTACTTCGACCTGGTGGAGGGCTTCCAGCCGGACGTGGTGGTGAGCGACTTCGAGACGTTCAGCTACCTGTTCGCGAAGAACCACCGGTTGCCCGTCATCAGCGTGGACAACATGCAGGTCATCAACCGCTGCACGCACGACCCGGCGCTGCTCGCGGGCCATGAGGAGAGCTTCGAGGCCACGCGCGCCATCGTGAAGGCGAAGCTGCCCGGGGCCTTCCACTACCTCGTCACGTCGTTCTTCTATCCGCCCGTGCGCAAGCGCCGCACCACGCTGGCGCCGTCCATCCTCCGGCCGGAAATCCTGGAGGCGAGGCCGGAGGCCGGAGAGCACCTGCTCGTGTACCAGACGGCGACGACGAACACGCACCTGCCGGAAATCCTCAAGCAGTCCGGCGTGCCGTGCCGCGTGTATGGGCTGCGCCGCGACCTCAAGGAGGACGTGGTGGAGGGCAACCTCACCTACCGGCCCTTCAGCGAAGCGGGCTTCATCAACGACCTGCGCACCGCGCGCGCGGTGGTGGCGGGCGGCGGGTACACGCTGATGAGCGAGGCCGTGTACCTGCACAAGCCGGTGCTCAGCATCCCCGTGGGCGGCCAGTTCGAACAGGTGCTCAATGCCCTGTACCTGGAGAAGCTGGGGTACGGGATGTATGTGAAGGAGTTGAGCCTGGACGCGCTGAAGACGTTCCTGTCCCGCGTGCCCGCCTGCGCGGAGGCCCTCGAGGGCTACTCGCAGGACGGGAACAAGGCGATGCTCGCCGCGCTGAATGAACAGCTGGCGCAGGCCTACGAGCACCGCGGCCACTGGCGCATGGAGATGGCGGAGATGGACGGCAAGGCCTGA
- a CDS encoding TlpA disulfide reductase family protein, with the protein MASTKIPLTLLDPEGGWVNAPVHVSELDGLPVLLHFWTLDCEDCAAQFEAINQWVVDYGPKGLKVIGVDVTHSDPELRDTNKVEGFAREHGLRHPIAMDDGSLARAYGVVKHPAFLLFGPDGRLKNRVGGKDALRRMRKLLQDLPGQEPPSLHGEVSREQEDQAAASNP; encoded by the coding sequence ATGGCCTCGACGAAAATCCCGCTCACGCTGCTGGACCCGGAAGGCGGGTGGGTGAACGCCCCCGTCCACGTCTCGGAGCTCGATGGACTGCCTGTCCTCCTCCACTTCTGGACCCTGGACTGCGAGGACTGCGCCGCGCAGTTCGAGGCCATCAACCAGTGGGTGGTGGACTACGGGCCCAAGGGCCTGAAGGTGATTGGCGTGGACGTCACGCACTCCGACCCGGAGCTGCGGGACACCAACAAGGTGGAGGGCTTCGCGCGCGAGCACGGCCTGCGCCATCCCATCGCCATGGATGACGGCTCGCTGGCGCGCGCCTACGGCGTGGTCAAGCACCCCGCCTTCCTCCTCTTCGGCCCGGATGGGCGGCTGAAGAACCGCGTTGGCGGCAAGGACGCGCTGCGCCGCATGCGCAAGCTGCTCCAGGACCTGCCCGGACAGGAGCCGCCGTCGCTCCACGGCGAGGTGTCCCGCGAGCAGGAGGACCAGGCCGCGGCCTCCAATCCTTGA
- a CDS encoding aminotransferase class I/II-fold pyridoxal phosphate-dependent enzyme — MRIPDFDLERYFARWEFAAPYLLCSSDIEGWRMADLLALASPEDRARWDGLTLGYTETSGLPALREAIAGMYPGLSSEDILTFAGAQEALFVAMNVQLGPGTHAVVTWPGYQSLYEVARSVGADVTLLPLREEDGWALDLDALTAALRPDTRMVVVNFPHNPTGALPDMATFQKLCALCEARGIHLFSDEVYRLLEYDPNDTLPPAASCLPKGVSLGVMSKAFGLAGLRVGWLATRDTELLARCRAFKDYTSLCNSAPSEQLSLIALRAREHVLERSRGLLTANLARLDDFFARHADTFHWVRPRAGSVAFPRLLRNIPVARFTESLITREGVLLLPGNVYGFPGNHFRLGLGRANLLEALERLERFVRDGGLDTRG; from the coding sequence ATGCGCATCCCCGACTTCGACCTGGAGCGGTACTTCGCGCGCTGGGAGTTCGCCGCGCCCTACCTCCTGTGCTCCTCTGACATCGAGGGCTGGCGCATGGCGGACCTGCTGGCGCTCGCGTCGCCGGAGGACCGCGCGCGCTGGGACGGGCTGACGCTCGGCTACACGGAGACGTCCGGCCTGCCCGCGCTGCGCGAGGCCATCGCCGGGATGTATCCGGGCCTGTCCTCCGAAGACATCCTCACCTTCGCGGGCGCGCAGGAGGCCCTGTTCGTCGCGATGAACGTCCAGCTGGGGCCCGGCACGCACGCCGTGGTCACCTGGCCGGGCTACCAGTCGCTGTACGAAGTGGCGCGCTCCGTGGGCGCGGACGTGACGCTGCTGCCGCTGCGCGAGGAGGACGGCTGGGCGCTGGACCTGGACGCGCTCACCGCCGCGCTGCGCCCGGACACGCGCATGGTCGTGGTGAACTTCCCGCACAACCCCACGGGCGCGCTGCCGGACATGGCGACGTTCCAGAAGCTGTGCGCGCTGTGCGAGGCGCGCGGCATCCACCTCTTCTCCGACGAGGTGTATCGCCTGCTGGAGTACGACCCGAACGACACGCTGCCGCCCGCCGCGTCGTGCCTGCCGAAGGGCGTGAGCCTGGGCGTGATGTCCAAGGCGTTCGGGCTCGCGGGCCTGCGCGTGGGCTGGCTCGCCACCCGGGACACGGAGCTGCTCGCGCGCTGCCGCGCCTTCAAGGACTACACGTCGCTCTGCAACAGCGCCCCCAGCGAGCAGTTGTCCCTCATCGCGCTGCGCGCCCGCGAGCACGTGCTGGAGCGCAGCCGCGGGCTGCTCACCGCGAACCTCGCGCGGCTGGATGACTTCTTCGCCCGCCACGCGGACACCTTCCACTGGGTGCGCCCGCGCGCCGGCAGCGTGGCCTTCCCCCGTCTGCTACGAAACATCCCGGTGGCTCGTTTCACCGAGTCACTGATTACCCGCGAGGGCGTGTTGCTGTTGCCGGGCAACGTGTATGGCTTTCCGGGCAATCACTTCCGGTTGGGGTTGGGTCGCGCCAACCTGCTGGAAGCACTGGAGCGGCTGGAACGCTTCGTGCGGGACGGCGGCCTGGACACGCGGGGGTGA
- a CDS encoding SDR family oxidoreductase yields the protein MADRRHTKRKGLSLGAIAAGVGTVVGLKRVLSSRYSFKGKTVLITGGSRGLGLVMARMFLKEGARVAICGRDVDSLRRAHADLERLGGEVLTLRCDVRDQVQVDAMVGAVHEQWGAVDVLINNAGVIMVGPLESMTLEDFEQAVDTHLWGPLYTTLAVAPDMKAKGEGRIVNVSSMGGKLSIPHLVPYSASKFALVGLSDGLRTELAQDGIRVTTACPSLIRTGSPRNATFKGDNEKEYAWFHVGNSMMGLSMSAERVARKIIEACRRGDAEALVGMPAKLGAVGRALAPNLTARVLDLANRLLPQDSTPERHQGRESETPITRSWLTELSRRAAERNNENGVSLH from the coding sequence ATGGCTGACCGACGACACACCAAGCGAAAGGGCCTCTCCCTGGGCGCGATTGCCGCCGGGGTGGGGACCGTGGTGGGCCTGAAGCGCGTCCTGAGTTCGCGCTACAGCTTCAAGGGCAAGACGGTGCTCATCACCGGCGGCTCCCGGGGGCTGGGGCTGGTGATGGCGCGCATGTTCCTGAAGGAGGGCGCGCGCGTGGCCATCTGCGGACGCGACGTGGATTCGCTCCGGCGCGCCCACGCGGACCTGGAGCGGCTGGGCGGCGAGGTGCTGACGCTGAGATGCGACGTGCGCGACCAGGTGCAGGTGGACGCGATGGTGGGCGCCGTCCACGAGCAGTGGGGGGCGGTGGACGTGCTGATCAACAACGCGGGCGTCATCATGGTGGGCCCGCTGGAGTCCATGACGCTGGAGGACTTCGAGCAGGCGGTGGACACGCACCTGTGGGGGCCGCTGTACACGACGCTCGCGGTGGCGCCGGACATGAAGGCGAAAGGCGAGGGCCGCATCGTCAACGTGTCCTCCATGGGCGGCAAGCTGAGCATCCCGCACCTGGTGCCCTACTCCGCGAGCAAGTTCGCGCTGGTGGGCCTGTCGGACGGGCTGCGCACGGAGCTGGCCCAGGACGGCATCCGCGTGACGACGGCGTGCCCGTCCCTCATCCGCACCGGCAGCCCGCGCAACGCGACCTTCAAGGGCGACAACGAGAAGGAGTACGCGTGGTTCCACGTGGGCAACTCGATGATGGGCCTGTCCATGAGCGCCGAGCGCGTGGCGCGCAAGATCATCGAGGCGTGCCGCAGGGGTGACGCGGAGGCGCTGGTGGGCATGCCCGCGAAGCTGGGGGCGGTGGGCCGCGCGCTGGCGCCCAACCTCACCGCGCGCGTGCTGGACCTCGCCAACCGGCTGCTGCCCCAGGACAGCACCCCGGAGCGTCACCAGGGCCGCGAGAGCGAGACGCCCATCACCCGCTCGTGGCTCACGGAGCTGAGCCGCCGCGCGGCGGAGCGCAACAACGAGAACGGGGTGTCCCTGCACTGA